The Pseudomonadota bacterium genome includes the window GCAGCAGGACCCGGCCCTCTACGTCTCGGGCGTCGGGCGCATCGACGGCTGGGTCACGGCGGCGAGTCGCGACGATCGCGGCGACCGCATCGTCGCCCAGCTCACCGAGGCGGATACGCCAGAGCAACTCACCACCCGTGCCCTGGGCCCCGAGGCGCAGCTCGGGGTGGCGGAGCGCTCCGATCCCTACGATCTGCGCTCACGCCCCTGGTTCCAGCTGGGTCTCGCCAGCGACGGCACGGCGTGGACCGACCCCTACCGCAACTACGCCACCGGCGCGCTCCTGCTGAGCGCCGTGCATCCCATCGTCGACTCGGCCAGCGGACATGTCGAGGGCGTCGTGAGTTCGGCCATCTCGCTGGAGGCACTGTCGGACTTTCTGTCGACGATCGAAGCGGCCCAGGAGGGCGTCGTGTTCGTGACCGACGGCACCGGGCAGGTGCTCGCGAGCTCCAGGCCCGAGGAGGTCGACGGCGAGTCCCTGGCCGCGATGACCCTCACCGCCCTGGACGGCGCCGTCGACCGCATCGCCAAGGCCACCACCCAGCGCCTGGCCATCCAGGGCGACACGCACCTGGTGCACGTGGCCCCGTTCCGGGACGGCAACGGCCTCGACTGGCGGGTAATCACCAGCGTGCCCGAGGCGGTGTACCTGGGGCCCATCCGCGCCAGCTGGCGCCTGTCTCTCGCGCTCGCGGTGGGCGCGGTGCTGATGGCGCTGCTGGCGGGCACGGTGGTGTCCCGGCGCATCGTGGGTCCCCTCGCCCGCCTCAGTGAAGCGGCGCGCCAGGTGGCCACCGGTGCGGTCGCCAGCCAGGACGTCGACCTCGGCGACCCCGGTCGCGCCGGCAGTCGCGAGGTGGCCCAGCTGCACCTCGCGCTGGAGCAGATGACCGCTCGCCTGCGCGACACCTTCTCCCAGCTCGAACACTTGAACGCAGCCCTCGCCAACTCCGAGCATCAGCTGCGCGAGACCCTCGAGATGCTGCCCGTGGGCGCGATGCTCCACGACGCCAACAGTCGGCTGGTCTTCGTCAACGCCGCCGCTTCCGAACTGCTGGGCTTACCCGCAATGGAGGGCGATGAGTCCTGGTCGCAGGCCGCGCTGACCGCTCACACACGAGAGGTGCTCAAGCGCGTAGAAGCCGCGACCATCGGCCCCGCCCTCACCGGTGAAGCCGCCCACGTCGACTGCATCGAACTGACCCGCGACGGCGAGGACCTCGCCGTGGAGCTCTGGAGCTCGCCGATCTACGACGACGAGGGCCGGGTGATCTTCGCCGTCTCCGCCCTGCAAGATGTGGGCGATCGCCGACGGGCCGAAGCGCGACTCATCCACCACGCCACGCACGACTCGCTCACGGGCCTCGCCAATCGCAGCCAGCTGATCACGCGCACCAACCTCGCCATCTCGCGCGTGCGTCGTACGCCGGAGCGCCGCTTCGCCGTGCTCTTCCTCGATCTCGATGGCTTCAAGGTGATCAACGACAGCCTAGGGCACCTGATCGGTGATGAGGTGTTGATCGAAGTGGCACGGCGCCTCTCCGTGCTCTCCCGCGAGACGGACCTGGCGGCCCGCCTGGGCGGTGACGAGTTCGTCCTGCTGCTGGAAGACCTGCCCACCCAGGAACAGGCGCTGCAGGTGGCGGACCGCGTGTTCACGGCCCTCAACAACCCGGTGACCGCCGGCGGCCAGGAGGTGCGCGTCGGCACCAGCATCGGTCTCGTGCACGGGGATGAGCTCTACGAGGAAGCCTCGGAGATGCTGCGCGACGCCGACATCGCGCTGTACCAGGCCAAGGCCGACGGCCGCGGACGCTACGCCGAATTCGACGCCAGCATGCGCGACCGCGCCATGCGTCGTCAGCGGCTGGAGGAAGATCTGCGCGATGCCCTGCGCAGCGAAAACCTCGCCTTGCACTTCCAGCCGATCGTCGACCTGCGCAGTGGCGTGGTCACCAGCTTCGAGGCCCTCTGCCGTTGGCAGCACCCCACCCTCGGCAGCATCAGTCCCATGGAGTTCGTGGCCCTCGCCGAGGAGACGGGGCTCATCGTCGCCCTCGACCGCTGGGTGATCCGCAGCGCGTGCCGGACCATCGCCCACTGGCGTCAGCAGCACCCGGACGTAAGCTTCCCACGGGTCGCCGTGAACCTCTCCAACCACGATGTCTCGCGCAACGACCTCGTCACCTACATCGATGAGACGCTACAGACCTTCAAGCTGCCGGCGACCGCCCTCGGCGTGGAGCTCACCGAGAGCGGGCTGGTCAAAGACATCGAGCACACACGTGAGACGCTGCAGCTCCTGCGCGATCGCGGCATCACGATCTCCATCGACGACTTCGGCACCGGCTACTCCTCCCTGAGCTACCTCTACCGCCTGCCGGTGGACGCCCTGAAGATCGACCGTTCGCTGGTAAGCGGCCTGACCCCGGGCGCCACCAATCACAAGATCGTCAGCTCGGTCGTTGCGCTTAGCAACGAACTGGGCATCGACGCAGTCGCAGAGGGCATCGAGGAAGAACACGAGCTCACCCTGCTGCGCGACATGGGGTGCGAGCGCGCCCAAGGCTACTACTTCGCCCGCCCGGTGCCCGCGAGCGCCGTGCCCGCCCTGCTCACCGGCGAGGGCAGCACCCGCGCCGACGCCATGATCACCTCCGATGGATGAGGGGACCGACAACCAGGGCGCCACGGGAATCGGCGCGCCGGCGAGCGAGGCGCGCCTGATCCAGCGGCGGATCATCCGCAGCTACACGCTCGCCCTGCTGTTGATCGCCACCGCCGTCACCGCCACGTTCCTCACCGCGCAAGCGATGATCGGCGAACAGGGCGAGAGCGCGCGACTGATCAACGTCAGCGGTCGCCAGCGCATGCTCTCCCAGCGCATCTCTTTACAGGTCGTGCAACTGATGCAGGCCGAGAGCCACGGCGCTCAGCGCCGCCTGCGGGCCGGCGTCGAGCACGACTTGCAGACGTTCAGCTCGTCGCATTTGGCGATCATCGCCGATAGCGGCGGCAGGGCCGGGATGTCCGCCCCCCTGCGCCAGCTCTACTACGAGGCCGACTACCCCGTGGACGAGGCTGTGCGCGCCTTCGAAGCGGATGTGCGCGAACTGCTGGCCGCGGCGCCTGACGAAGCGCGCAGCAGGGCCGCCTCCCGCCTGGCGGAGACGGCCAAGGGCCCGCTGCTGAAGGGACTCAACGACGTCGTGCTCCAGTACCAGCGAGAGGCGGAGCACCGCATCGATGTCCTGGATCGGGTCGAGACCAGCATCTACGCCCTGACGCTGCTCGGACTGCTGGTGGAAGTGCTGGTCATCTTCCGGCCCATGGTGCGAGAGATCGGGAGACGGACGGGCGAGCTCGAGGACGTCACCCATAAGGCCAGCCACGACGATCTCACGGGCTTACCCAACCGCCGCTACTTCTACGAACAGGCCACCGCCGCTCTCGCCCGCGGCAGACGCAAGGAGCAGCACACGGGTCTCCTGCACATCGATCTCGACGGCTTCAAGGCGGTCAATGACCAGCTCGGTCACGCCGCCGGCGACGACGTGCTGCGCCACGTGACCACGCTGCTGCACGGTGTGGGTCGACGCGGTGACTTTGCGGCACGCTTAGGCGGCGATGAGTTCGTCATCCTGGTGTCCGACGCCAAGGCACCGGAGGATCTGGAGGCGATGGCCGCACGCCTCGTCGAGCAGATGAAAGAGCCGATCGAAGTGCAGGGCACCCAGGTGCACATCGGCGCGAGCGTCGGCCTTGCGATAGTGCCGCCGGGGGCCCGCTCCGTCGACGCCGTGCTCTACGAAAGCGACCAAGCACTCTACAAGGCGAAGGCCGGCGGCAAGGCCACCTGGAAGTGGTTCGCCAACCCAGCGATACCGCTGCCCTGACGATCCACTGGCCTGACCTTGCCGGCGGAGCTTGGCGAGCTGCGGTACAGTGCTCGCGTACCCTCCAGCGAGTCGATTGCGCTCGACGCGACCGTCAACAGGGAAGCGTGGAATGTCGGGAGATGGAGACAGACACCGAGGCGCGGTGCCGCCGACTGAGTCCGCCCTAAGCGTCGGCGACCACACGATCGATACCACCGGCTGGCCGGCCTGGCAGCGCGCCTATCGATTCGGCACGCTCGTGATTCGCCCCCCGGCTCGCGTCCGTGCCGTGGTAGACCGCTGGCGCGCCCGCTACGACCCCGTCAGCCAGGGCTACGTCGACACCCACATCACCCTCACCCAACCGTTTCGTCAGGAACCCACCCCACAAGCGCTCCAGCAGATCACCGAACTGTTGCGCTCGCAACGTCAGTTCGATATCCGCTACGGCCCCCTGCGCCACTTCCTGCCCGACCCGGTGCTGTGGTTGGAAGTCCAACCTGCCCGGCGCGTCATCGCCCTGCGTAAGGCCCTGCACGAGACCGGCCTGTTCGATCTCTCGCAGCCGCACACGGAAGGCTTCGTGCCGCACATGAGCATCACCGAGGGATTGTCATCGCCCCAGGCCGACGAGGCCCTGTTCCGCCAGCTGCGCGAGCAGGCACCCGCGGGCAGCTTTTCCTGCCGTAGCGTCACCTACCTGCGCCCGGACGCCCGGTTCCAGTTCCGCAAGGTACGCATGTTTCGATTACCCGGCGCCTGAAGGCGGATGTAAAATATATTTGACATCGACCTCAAACGCGCTCATGATGGCGCCGTGTTAAATATTTCTAACAACGGTGTGGTCATGGGATTCCAGGAGAAGTCGTCTTGGGTGATGGTGCTGAGCTTGTCGCTGGGCGCCGCCTTGTATCTCTACTTCGTCATCGGCGCGTCGCAGGCCGCCGGGATGTTGGTGCCCCCGTTGATGCCAGTGCTGGTCGCCTTCACCGTCATCCTCGTGGTGCTTGCGGTGGTCGGCCACATCGTGGCCGCCCTCAGCTCCGTACGCGATGCGAGCGCGGGCGAGGATGAACGTGACCGACTGATCGCCCGGCGTGCCGCCAGCGCGTCCGGCGCCTTGCTCTCTCTCGGTGTGCTGCTGGCGCTCGGGCTTTACCTCGTCACCTATCAAGGGGATTGGCTGTTCTACGGCGTGTTCTCGAGCCTCGTGATCGCGAGCATCGCCGAGTACGCCCTGCGCATCGCCCTGTACCGCCTCGGGTAGGGGGCCTTGAGTCGCCCCACGCCGTTACGCAATCGCGTGAAGGAACTGCGCGAGCTTCGCGGCGGTATGTCCCAGGCCGAGCTCGGTGACGCCATTGGCGTCACCCGCCAGACCATCGCCGCCATCGAAAAGAGCCGCTACTCGCCATCTCTCGAGAGTGCCTTCCGTATCGCCCGCCTGTTCGAGGTAGGGGTGGAAGAGGTGTTCTTCTGGAGCGAGGAGGAATAGCGCTGGCTTGATCCTTGCAGCGTGGTGGGCAACACGGGGAGAGTGCGCACGCCATGTCGTCGATCATCAAATACGGCCTTCAACCCACCCTGATGGTGGGGGTCTTAAGTCTCTGGTACTTCAATCAGGAAGCGCCGTGGGTGTACCTGCTCGTCGCCCTCGGGGTGCAGGTGCTGCTCGCCGTCCTTGAGCAGTTTTGGCCCGGGCGCCCCGATTGGGTGCAGCCGATCGGCTATAAGGGCGCCTTGGGCGCCGTCTTCATCGGCACCTACGTATTTGGCGGTGCGGTGGTGGCGCCGCTGTACGCCGAGACGGTCAATCCCGCCCTCAGCCAGCTGCGCGCCCTGCTTGGGCTCGACATCTGGCCCACGCAATGGCCGATCATCGCGCAGGTATTCCTGGCCTTCTTCCTGAGCGAGTTCATCTGGTACTGGCTGCACCGGGCGGAACATCGCTGGTCGTGGATCTGGCGCCTCACCGGGCACGGATCGCACCACGCGTTCAAGAACCTGGCCGCCGTCAACGCGGGCGCCAACCACCCGCTGGAGATCCTGCTGGTGCTCACGATACCGAGCGCCATCGTGGAGTTGCTATTCGGCGCCGGCGCCGCCATCGGCGGCTCCTATCTGTTGCTCCTCACCCTCGCGTTCCTCGCCCATGCCAACCTAGATCTCAACACGCGCGTGATCGGCTGGCTGTTCACGACCAACCGCTATCACATCCACCACCACTCGATGGTGTTCGAGGAGAGCAACACCAACTTCGGCTGCGCCGCCATCGTGTGGGACAGGCTCTTCGGCACCTTCCGCGACGCCGCGACGCAGGAAACCGGTACGGGCCCGACCCAGCCATCCCTGTGGAAGATCTTCCTGATGCCCTACCGGGAACCCCAGGATACGCGGACCTCACCCGGGGGCGGTGCTTGAAACGGCGCCCTGTGGCACTGTGGAGGCCACGGCGTCAACGCGATCTCTAGCAGGAGCAGGACATGCATGCGCACACCCAAGGATGGGCAACCCCACGCCTCATTAGAGAGGGCCTGTTGGCCCTGATGGCAGCAGCCGCCGTCACGGTCGCCCTCGCGCTGCCCGCCAGTGCGCAGGACGACTTACAGATCCAAGTCAATCCGCGGGGCACGGTCAGCTGGAAGCTCCTCCAACGCACCCATGCCGGCGGCGCCCCGATGCCCCTGAGGCTCAACTACGCGCTTACCAACGGCGGCACCCTACAAGCACGCATCGTCATGGCGGGCAGCGGCGATACGCTTCCCGGCCAGGATTACGCGGACAACACCTGGCCCGTGGAGGCCAGCGACGGCGCCGCCCTCGAGCGGGTGATCGACGAGGTGCCCACGGGCGGCAACTACGACGTACTGCTGCGCCTCGTGGACGGCGTCACCGGCGAGGTGGCCGCCGAAGCGAGCATCGAGGAAGTGGCGGTGGGCGATGTGTACCTCGCGGCCGGGCAGAGCAATATGGCCGGCTACGCCGAGTCGCGCACCCCGATGGAGCTCCCTATCGATGAGGTGCACCTCTTCGGCAACGACTACGCCTGGAAGCGCGGCACCGAGCCCATGGACGGCTTCTGGCAACAGGTCGACCTGGTGTCCCTGGACTTCCCGTCCCACTCGTTGATGCTGCGCTTCGCCAAGGACGTCTACAACGCTACCGGCGTGCCCATCGCGATCATCCCCGGCCCCCTGGGCGGCAGCAGCCTCGCCAACCAATGGCAACGGGACGTCGACGATCCCACCAACCGCGAGACCCTCTACGGCTCCCTCCTCTATCGCACGCGCCTGCAGAACTACGGCACTGCGCCGGCTGGGTTGCTCTGGTTTCAGGGAGAGTCCGACGCGATCACGACCTCACCCGCCTACTATCGGCGTTTGCTGCGCGAGTTGATCGCGAGCTACCGCGCCGATCTGCAGGGACCGGAGATGCCCTTCATCGTCGGTCAGCTCGGCACCTACGCGTTCAGCTTCGTCCCCACCTGGATCGCCGTGCAGGAAGCGCAGCGGTTGGTGGCCCGGGAAGATCCGAACGTGGCGCTGGCCACCGCGATCGATCAACCCACCTGGGACACGATTCACTACACCGTCGAAGGCTACAAGACCATCGGCAGTCGCTTCGCGCTGGCCGCCCGAGAGATGGTCTACGGCCAGACGGTCGACGCCCTGACCGAGTTGCAGGAGATCACCGTGGGTGCCGACAGCGCCAGCGTGCTGCTCCACTACGACGCCACGGTCTTCGCGGGCGAGGCGCGCCTGTACTCGGTGACGGATGGCGCCGGGGTCAACGCGGTCACGGCCACGGCCGCGTCGAACAACGTGATCACCCTGGCGCTCTCGCGCCCGATCAGCGGTGCCTTGAGGGAGGTGCTCTACGGCAACTCGCGCCTGTTTGAGCGCACCTGGGCCGTGGACGCCTCGGGCATCGCCGTGCCCGCTTTCCGGGTGAACGTGGAGTAGGGCACGGGCGCGAGCCCCTACTCGGAGCGCGCCGGCCATACGAGCCCGGCGCGGATCCCCGCCAACAGCACCAGATGACACACCACCAGCGCCAGGAACAGACCCACGGGATGCTCGGGCAGGTCCGTAGTCATCAGATAAATTAGGTAGAAGACCGCGCTGAGGGTCGCCAGCAACGCCAGCTGTAGGGCCCAGTCCGCGCCCCGCCACAGGGCCATGCAGACGCCGACGTTCGTCACCCCCGCTGCTGCCAGCACCAGTGCGGGCAGCATCAAGGCAAACCAGTCGGCGCTCAGCGCTGGAACAGAGCGCTCCGGGCTCGCCGCGGTGGCCTCCACGTGGCCGTAGGCGCCCATGAGCAAAAACACGCCAAGCAGGCCTCCCAGGCCGGCGGCGACGCGATACAAGGCGTTGAACCCGACCGCCCCCATGCGCTCAGAAGCCGACGTCTCGGCGGCCCACCTTCACCAGCCCGCACTCGTAGGCGAATACCACCGCCTGAGCGCGATCGCGCAAGCCCAGCTTCGACAGTACGCTGGAGACGTGGGTCTTCACGGTGGCCGCGCCGATGAACAGCGCCGCGGCGATCTCCGCGTTGCTCTTGCCCTGTGCCACCGCCTCGAGCACCTCACGCTCTCGTGCCGTCAGGCGTTCGAGGCGCTGCGTGAGATCGCCCTGCGCTCCGAGCTGATCGGCGAAGCGCGCGATGAGTCGCCTGGTGATCACGGGCGCCAGCATGGCGCCACCCGCGGCCACCGTACGCACCGCCGAGACCAAGTCCTCCGGCGGGATGTCCTTCAGCACGAAGCCGCTCGCGCCCGCCTGGAGGGCGCGGTAGACGTACTCGTCGGGATCGAAGGTGGTGAGAATGATCACGCGGGTAGCGTCGCCCACTTCGGCCAGGATACGCGCCGTCGCCTCCAGCCCATCGAGCTGCGGCATGCGGATATCCATGAGGATGATGTCCGGATGATACGTGCGCGCCGCCTCGATCGCTTGCAGGCCATCGCCCGCCTCCGCCACC containing:
- a CDS encoding EAL domain-containing protein, giving the protein MQSVRSRSSLHLLLTAPFIAIVSVAVAVVGGLLLDAGRRSVDSLSADLWRSVAGEVTHYLDEFLAKPERITQDVAHVISGGLIDPEAREALLSYLAYPMQQDPALYVSGVGRIDGWVTAASRDDRGDRIVAQLTEADTPEQLTTRALGPEAQLGVAERSDPYDLRSRPWFQLGLASDGTAWTDPYRNYATGALLLSAVHPIVDSASGHVEGVVSSAISLEALSDFLSTIEAAQEGVVFVTDGTGQVLASSRPEEVDGESLAAMTLTALDGAVDRIAKATTQRLAIQGDTHLVHVAPFRDGNGLDWRVITSVPEAVYLGPIRASWRLSLALAVGAVLMALLAGTVVSRRIVGPLARLSEAARQVATGAVASQDVDLGDPGRAGSREVAQLHLALEQMTARLRDTFSQLEHLNAALANSEHQLRETLEMLPVGAMLHDANSRLVFVNAAASELLGLPAMEGDESWSQAALTAHTREVLKRVEAATIGPALTGEAAHVDCIELTRDGEDLAVELWSSPIYDDEGRVIFAVSALQDVGDRRRAEARLIHHATHDSLTGLANRSQLITRTNLAISRVRRTPERRFAVLFLDLDGFKVINDSLGHLIGDEVLIEVARRLSVLSRETDLAARLGGDEFVLLLEDLPTQEQALQVADRVFTALNNPVTAGGQEVRVGTSIGLVHGDELYEEASEMLRDADIALYQAKADGRGRYAEFDASMRDRAMRRQRLEEDLRDALRSENLALHFQPIVDLRSGVVTSFEALCRWQHPTLGSISPMEFVALAEETGLIVALDRWVIRSACRTIAHWRQQHPDVSFPRVAVNLSNHDVSRNDLVTYIDETLQTFKLPATALGVELTESGLVKDIEHTRETLQLLRDRGITISIDDFGTGYSSLSYLYRLPVDALKIDRSLVSGLTPGATNHKIVSSVVALSNELGIDAVAEGIEEEHELTLLRDMGCERAQGYYFARPVPASAVPALLTGEGSTRADAMITSDG
- a CDS encoding diguanylate cyclase; the protein is MDEGTDNQGATGIGAPASEARLIQRRIIRSYTLALLLIATAVTATFLTAQAMIGEQGESARLINVSGRQRMLSQRISLQVVQLMQAESHGAQRRLRAGVEHDLQTFSSSHLAIIADSGGRAGMSAPLRQLYYEADYPVDEAVRAFEADVRELLAAAPDEARSRAASRLAETAKGPLLKGLNDVVLQYQREAEHRIDVLDRVETSIYALTLLGLLVEVLVIFRPMVREIGRRTGELEDVTHKASHDDLTGLPNRRYFYEQATAALARGRRKEQHTGLLHIDLDGFKAVNDQLGHAAGDDVLRHVTTLLHGVGRRGDFAARLGGDEFVILVSDAKAPEDLEAMAARLVEQMKEPIEVQGTQVHIGASVGLAIVPPGARSVDAVLYESDQALYKAKAGGKATWKWFANPAIPLP
- a CDS encoding 2'-5' RNA ligase family protein, coding for MPPTESALSVGDHTIDTTGWPAWQRAYRFGTLVIRPPARVRAVVDRWRARYDPVSQGYVDTHITLTQPFRQEPTPQALQQITELLRSQRQFDIRYGPLRHFLPDPVLWLEVQPARRVIALRKALHETGLFDLSQPHTEGFVPHMSITEGLSSPQADEALFRQLREQAPAGSFSCRSVTYLRPDARFQFRKVRMFRLPGA
- a CDS encoding helix-turn-helix transcriptional regulator, with amino-acid sequence MSRPTPLRNRVKELRELRGGMSQAELGDAIGVTRQTIAAIEKSRYSPSLESAFRIARLFEVGVEEVFFWSEEE
- a CDS encoding sterol desaturase family protein, with protein sequence MSSIIKYGLQPTLMVGVLSLWYFNQEAPWVYLLVALGVQVLLAVLEQFWPGRPDWVQPIGYKGALGAVFIGTYVFGGAVVAPLYAETVNPALSQLRALLGLDIWPTQWPIIAQVFLAFFLSEFIWYWLHRAEHRWSWIWRLTGHGSHHAFKNLAAVNAGANHPLEILLVLTIPSAIVELLFGAGAAIGGSYLLLLTLAFLAHANLDLNTRVIGWLFTTNRYHIHHHSMVFEESNTNFGCAAIVWDRLFGTFRDAATQETGTGPTQPSLWKIFLMPYREPQDTRTSPGGGA
- a CDS encoding sialate O-acetylesterase, with translation MHAHTQGWATPRLIREGLLALMAAAAVTVALALPASAQDDLQIQVNPRGTVSWKLLQRTHAGGAPMPLRLNYALTNGGTLQARIVMAGSGDTLPGQDYADNTWPVEASDGAALERVIDEVPTGGNYDVLLRLVDGVTGEVAAEASIEEVAVGDVYLAAGQSNMAGYAESRTPMELPIDEVHLFGNDYAWKRGTEPMDGFWQQVDLVSLDFPSHSLMLRFAKDVYNATGVPIAIIPGPLGGSSLANQWQRDVDDPTNRETLYGSLLYRTRLQNYGTAPAGLLWFQGESDAITTSPAYYRRLLRELIASYRADLQGPEMPFIVGQLGTYAFSFVPTWIAVQEAQRLVAREDPNVALATAIDQPTWDTIHYTVEGYKTIGSRFALAAREMVYGQTVDALTELQEITVGADSASVLLHYDATVFAGEARLYSVTDGAGVNAVTATAASNNVITLALSRPISGALREVLYGNSRLFERTWAVDASGIAVPAFRVNVE
- a CDS encoding response regulator transcription factor, translating into MMLRVLVVDDQQLVRRGFAMVLGHEPDIEVVAEAGDGLQAIEAARTYHPDIILMDIRMPQLDGLEATARILAEVGDATRVIILTTFDPDEYVYRALQAGASGFVLKDIPPEDLVSAVRTVAAGGAMLAPVITRRLIARFADQLGAQGDLTQRLERLTAREREVLEAVAQGKSNAEIAAALFIGAATVKTHVSSVLSKLGLRDRAQAVVFAYECGLVKVGRRDVGF